One stretch of Niallia sp. XMNu-256 DNA includes these proteins:
- a CDS encoding competence protein CoiA family protein — protein sequence MLKALREDGTPLQLLPRLSKEVLKKEKEVGRFYCPECKEKVIMKIGTQRIEHFAHEAGSQCVESYERESMYHLNGKQQLYHWLETQRLQPRLELYYEKLKQRPDLSIKYAAKEHAIEYQCSTIPPELMSKRTNTYFKNNINCIWILGGSGIKRKAEQKVTLSKFDYLFLNKNLAGNWYIPYYCSVSKQFIFLMDIIPIASKKALTKLTIYPLQRFSFQQLLSPNGSSSIHTEDWRNEVRAQKLGIAINGKYYPKFLTELYNHALNISLLPPFIGLPIYNAPIIETSPLIWQTYLFIDQLLHKKANDLITFSEVYRSFMHRIQKDQIKLRYLPLIHNTSPTLPLAEYLRLLVKLEVLEGVNLNTFRLRRGIELPNHVVEGQRLEDQLYKDFQHVLFQHK from the coding sequence ATGTTAAAAGCTTTACGAGAAGATGGGACACCGTTACAATTACTGCCGAGACTTTCAAAGGAAGTGTTAAAAAAAGAAAAAGAGGTAGGGAGGTTTTATTGTCCAGAATGTAAAGAGAAAGTGATAATGAAAATCGGAACACAACGAATCGAACATTTTGCCCATGAGGCAGGAAGCCAATGTGTTGAAAGTTATGAGCGAGAGTCTATGTATCATTTAAATGGAAAACAGCAATTATATCATTGGCTTGAAACACAAAGACTTCAACCGAGATTGGAACTTTATTATGAAAAATTGAAGCAAAGGCCAGATCTTAGCATCAAATATGCTGCTAAAGAACATGCCATAGAGTATCAGTGTTCGACTATTCCACCGGAACTCATGAGCAAGCGTACAAACACTTACTTTAAAAATAATATCAATTGTATCTGGATATTAGGTGGTAGTGGAATTAAGCGAAAAGCGGAACAGAAAGTGACATTATCAAAATTCGATTATTTATTTCTCAATAAGAACCTCGCTGGAAATTGGTATATCCCCTATTATTGTTCAGTTTCCAAACAATTCATCTTCTTAATGGATATTATTCCTATTGCATCAAAAAAAGCCCTTACCAAGTTAACGATATATCCTTTACAAAGATTCTCTTTTCAACAGCTTTTATCTCCTAACGGAAGTAGTTCTATTCATACTGAAGATTGGCGGAACGAAGTGAGAGCACAAAAGTTAGGAATCGCGATTAACGGGAAGTATTATCCCAAATTTTTAACAGAACTATATAACCATGCCTTAAATATATCATTGCTCCCTCCATTTATTGGTCTTCCGATTTATAACGCCCCTATTATTGAAACATCACCGCTTATTTGGCAAACTTATCTGTTTATCGATCAACTGTTACATAAAAAAGCGAATGATCTCATTACTTTTAGTGAGGTTTATCGGAGTTTTATGCATCGAATTCAAAAAGATCAAATCAAACTCCGGTACCTTCCTTTAATACACAATACAAGTCCTACGTTACCACTAGCAGAATATCTACGATTATTGGTGAAATTAGAAGTATTAGAGGGGGTGAATCTTAATACATTTAGGTTAAGAAGGGGCATAGAACTTCCAAACCATGTTGTTGAAGGGCAAAGGTTAGAGGATCAATTATATAAAGACTTTCAGCACGTATTGTTTCAGCATAAATGA
- the pepF gene encoding oligoendopeptidase F, translated as MTNDSNVNKLPARSEIKVEDTWRLDDIFTNDDAWEKEFQEVKSLLPRVQEFQGKLGESADTLYEALQFQDHLLERLGKLYAYSHMRYDQDTTNSFYQALDDRMRNLYAQAASSLAYIVPELLSIDEEKLNKFLKEKEELRLYEHSLEEINLQRPHVLPAEQEALLAEASEVFDSSENTFGMLNNADLEFPSIKDENGEEVEITHGRFIRFLESPDQRVRQDAFKAVYETYGKFRNTFSSTLSGNVKKNNFNARIRKYSSAREAALSENNIPENVYDHLVSTINKHLPLLHRYVKLRKRVLGLDELHMYDLYTPLVKDVKMEINYEEAKDILLKGLAPLGEEYISVLKEGFDNRWVDVHENKGKRSGAYSSGSYGTNPYILMNWQNNVNNLFTLAHEFGHSVHSYYTRKTQPYPYGNYSIFVAEVASTTNESLLNDYLLNTIDDEQKRIYLLNHYLEGFRGTVFRQTMFAEFEHMIHRKAQNNEALTAEALTNDYYELNKKYYGSDIIVDDEIGLEWSRIPHFYYNYYVYQYATGYSAAQALSKGILTEGVPAVDRYINFLKAGSSDYPIEVLKKAGVDMTSPKPVEDACKVFEEKLTELEQLL; from the coding sequence ATGACAAACGATTCAAACGTTAATAAACTTCCAGCAAGAAGTGAAATTAAAGTTGAAGATACTTGGAGACTCGATGATATTTTTACAAATGATGATGCTTGGGAAAAGGAATTTCAAGAAGTGAAATCATTACTTCCAAGAGTACAAGAATTTCAAGGAAAACTTGGTGAGTCTGCGGATACTTTGTATGAGGCATTACAATTTCAAGATCATTTATTAGAAAGATTAGGAAAGTTATACGCTTATTCGCATATGCGTTATGATCAAGATACAACGAATTCCTTCTATCAAGCTCTGGATGATCGCATGAGAAACTTATATGCGCAAGCTGCAAGTAGTTTAGCTTATATCGTTCCGGAGTTGTTATCGATTGATGAGGAAAAGCTCAATAAATTCTTAAAGGAAAAAGAGGAATTAAGGCTTTATGAACATTCCTTAGAAGAAATTAATCTACAACGGCCACATGTTCTGCCTGCTGAACAAGAAGCATTATTAGCTGAAGCCTCAGAAGTATTTGACTCTTCAGAAAATACATTTGGAATGTTAAATAATGCAGACCTTGAATTTCCTTCCATTAAGGATGAAAATGGTGAAGAAGTAGAAATCACACATGGAAGGTTTATTCGGTTTCTTGAGAGTCCTGATCAGAGAGTGCGTCAAGATGCCTTTAAAGCAGTGTATGAAACATATGGAAAGTTTCGTAATACCTTCTCTAGTACTTTAAGTGGAAATGTAAAGAAAAACAATTTTAATGCCAGAATCCGAAAATATTCATCTGCACGAGAGGCCGCACTTTCAGAAAATAATATTCCTGAAAATGTTTATGATCATCTTGTTAGCACGATTAATAAACATTTACCGCTCCTTCACCGTTATGTGAAATTACGTAAAAGAGTATTAGGGCTTGATGAACTACATATGTACGATTTATATACTCCACTTGTAAAAGACGTCAAAATGGAAATTAATTATGAAGAGGCAAAAGATATTTTATTAAAAGGCTTGGCCCCCTTAGGTGAAGAATATATCTCTGTTTTAAAAGAAGGCTTTGATAACCGCTGGGTAGATGTTCATGAAAACAAAGGGAAACGAAGCGGTGCCTATTCATCGGGGTCCTATGGTACAAATCCGTATATTTTAATGAATTGGCAAAATAATGTGAACAACCTATTTACATTGGCTCATGAATTTGGTCACTCTGTTCATAGTTATTACACACGTAAAACGCAGCCTTATCCATATGGGAATTATTCAATTTTTGTTGCTGAAGTAGCGTCAACAACAAATGAGTCCTTATTAAATGATTATTTATTGAATACAATAGATGATGAACAGAAACGAATTTATCTACTTAATCACTATTTAGAAGGTTTTAGAGGCACAGTTTTCCGTCAAACGATGTTTGCCGAGTTTGAACACATGATTCATCGAAAAGCGCAAAATAATGAAGCCTTAACAGCAGAAGCCTTAACAAATGATTATTATGAGTTAAATAAAAAGTACTATGGTTCAGATATTATTGTGGATGATGAAATTGGACTTGAGTGGTCTAGAATTCCTCATTTCTATTACAATTACTATGTGTATCAATATGCAACAGGTTATAGTGCTGCCCAAGCTTTAAGCAAGGGAATCTTAACAGAAGGGGTACCTGCCGTGGATAGATATATTAATTTCTTAAAAGCCGGCAGCTCCGATTATCCAATTGAGGTTCTGAAAAAAGCGGGAGTAGATATGACAAGTCCAAAGCCTGTTGAAGATGCATGTAAAGTGTTCGAAGAAAAACTAACAGAACTTGAACAATTGTTGTAA
- a CDS encoding ClpXP adapter SpxH family protein, producing the protein MTNLEALGTNYASYPCHCNDNKPLEIYMFFDPLSAECWALEPILKKLSIEYGKYFTLKHVISGKIATLNLDRKHKFESIAELWDKTACRSGMSCDGSLWLENPISSPYLASIAIKAAELQGRKAGIRFLRKLQEMLFLEKQNISTLEVLQVCAKRSGLDVSEFLSDIHSNSAAKAFQCDLKVTSEMEVTEIPTLVFFNQNIEDEGIKITGYYPYNIYEQIITEMLEDKPIRTSPPPLETFLKHYHVVASKEVAVVYNKTIQEAEKDLKKLQLKQIVEKIPVKHGAFWKYIQS; encoded by the coding sequence GTGACAAATCTAGAAGCACTGGGAACAAATTACGCTTCCTATCCCTGTCACTGTAATGATAACAAGCCGTTAGAAATTTATATGTTCTTCGATCCACTTAGCGCTGAATGTTGGGCACTTGAACCCATTTTAAAGAAGCTCTCCATTGAATATGGAAAGTATTTTACTTTAAAGCATGTGATAAGTGGAAAAATCGCTACACTTAATCTGGATAGGAAACATAAGTTTGAAAGTATCGCAGAGTTATGGGATAAAACGGCATGCCGTTCAGGAATGTCTTGTGATGGTAGTCTATGGTTGGAAAATCCAATATCTTCACCCTATTTAGCTTCTATCGCCATTAAAGCTGCGGAACTTCAAGGTAGGAAGGCAGGGATTCGATTTCTTCGTAAACTACAAGAGATGCTATTTCTTGAAAAGCAAAACATCTCCACACTGGAAGTTTTACAAGTCTGTGCGAAAAGAAGCGGATTAGATGTCTCAGAGTTCCTTTCGGATATTCATTCGAATAGTGCGGCCAAGGCCTTTCAATGTGACCTAAAGGTGACTTCAGAAATGGAAGTAACCGAAATTCCAACATTGGTTTTCTTTAATCAAAACATTGAGGACGAAGGAATTAAAATTACAGGGTATTATCCTTATAATATTTATGAACAAATTATCACGGAAATGTTGGAGGATAAGCCAATTCGCACATCTCCACCCCCTTTAGAAACATTTCTAAAACATTATCATGTTGTTGCCTCTAAGGAAGTAGCTGTTGTTTATAATAAAACAATTCAAGAAGCAGAAAAGGATTTAAAAAAATTACAACTCAAGCAAATTGTTGAAAAGATTCCGGTTAAACATGGTGCATTTTGGAAGTATATCCAATCCTGA
- a CDS encoding globin, translating into MVENIPTPFDLIGKETLHELIDDFYRRVSIHPDLAPIFPEDLTETVRKQKQFLTQFLGGPPLYSMEHGHPMLRARHLPFEITETRAKAWLQCMNEAMDEIGLSGSFRENFFSRLVLTAQHMINTDENQSMKGERM; encoded by the coding sequence ATGGTTGAGAATATCCCTACACCATTTGACCTGATTGGTAAGGAAACACTTCACGAACTCATAGATGACTTTTATCGTCGTGTTAGCATTCATCCAGATCTCGCTCCGATATTTCCAGAGGATTTAACAGAGACTGTACGTAAACAAAAACAATTTTTGACTCAGTTTTTAGGAGGCCCCCCACTATATTCGATGGAACATGGGCATCCGATGCTTAGGGCAAGACATTTGCCATTTGAAATTACAGAAACTCGAGCAAAAGCTTGGCTACAATGTATGAATGAAGCAATGGATGAAATTGGTTTAAGCGGCAGCTTTCGTGAGAATTTCTTTTCACGGCTCGTCCTAACCGCTCAACATATGATTAATACGGATGAAAATCAAAGCATGAAAGGTGAGAGAATGTGA
- a CDS encoding lytic transglycosylase domain-containing protein: MNVSPLKMLLEIEALQNLNQKKHNQLHSNTLFTDLLTSAIDSDRKLSSTNQQPNLPLPKVFPSTGQLPIQLSHSIPGVGSYDKIIGEASQRYQVPAKLIRAVITQESNFNANAVSPAGARGLMQLMPSTAAGLGVSNIFDPYENIMAGTKYLSQMLNKYHGNTELALAAYNAGPGNVDKYGGIPPFKETHKYVQKVKQHLSV; this comes from the coding sequence ATGAATGTGAGCCCATTAAAAATGTTACTAGAAATAGAAGCATTGCAAAATCTTAATCAGAAAAAACATAACCAACTACATTCGAATACGTTATTTACGGACTTACTGACTAGTGCAATCGATTCCGACCGTAAGCTATCTTCCACAAATCAACAACCAAATCTACCATTGCCAAAAGTCTTCCCATCAACGGGCCAGCTTCCCATTCAGTTATCCCATTCTATTCCTGGAGTAGGCAGTTACGATAAAATCATTGGGGAAGCTTCACAACGATACCAAGTACCAGCTAAGTTAATTCGGGCGGTCATTACACAAGAATCTAACTTTAATGCCAATGCAGTAAGTCCTGCTGGAGCTAGAGGTCTTATGCAGTTGATGCCTAGTACAGCAGCTGGACTAGGGGTTAGTAATATTTTTGACCCTTATGAAAATATTATGGCTGGAACGAAATATTTAAGTCAAATGCTTAACAAATATCATGGCAATACTGAGCTTGCGCTTGCTGCTTATAATGCTGGACCAGGGAATGTCGATAAATATGGAGGCATTCCTCCTTTTAAAGAAACACACAAATATGTACAAAAGGTGAAACAGCATCTTTCAGTCTAA
- a CDS encoding CYTH domain-containing protein, giving the protein MSQTIEIEFKNLLNIEEFNKIKEKLHFTEDQIFTQMNHYFDTNDFALKNKGCALRIREKKTHFEMTLKQPHPDGLLETNQNLTAQEAQDFLKGGLIKDGVVKTQITRLGIDVTRLIYFGSLTTERAELTYQNGLLVLDKSSYLNTVDYEVEFEVTNRKQGLSVFKSFLTELHIPIRQTKNKIQRFYEQQQQLLENKETNEEH; this is encoded by the coding sequence ATGTCTCAAACCATCGAAATTGAATTTAAAAACCTCCTAAATATAGAAGAATTCAATAAAATCAAGGAAAAGCTTCATTTTACTGAGGATCAGATTTTCACGCAAATGAATCATTATTTTGATACAAATGATTTTGCTTTAAAAAATAAAGGTTGTGCGCTTCGCATTCGCGAAAAGAAGACCCATTTTGAAATGACCCTTAAACAGCCCCACCCTGATGGTTTATTAGAAACCAATCAAAACTTAACGGCCCAAGAAGCTCAGGATTTTTTAAAAGGGGGTCTGATTAAAGATGGCGTTGTAAAGACGCAAATCACTCGATTAGGAATCGATGTTACTCGATTAATCTATTTTGGATCTCTCACAACTGAACGAGCCGAACTAACCTATCAAAACGGGTTACTTGTCTTGGATAAGAGCTCCTATTTAAATACCGTAGATTATGAAGTAGAATTTGAAGTGACGAATAGAAAACAAGGATTGTCAGTATTTAAATCTTTCCTGACAGAATTGCATATCCCTATTCGCCAAACTAAAAATAAGATTCAACGATTTTACGAGCAGCAACAACAGCTATTAGAAAACAAAGAGACGAATGAGGAGCATTGA
- a CDS encoding GTP pyrophosphokinase family protein has product MEDWETFLSPYKQAVDELKVKLKDIRRQYLLQSNYSPIEFVTGRVKPIASILDKAKQKGIPLHKIEDEMQDIAGIRMMCQFVDDINKVVELIRKRNDLEIVEERNYISHKKSSGYRSYHIVIRYPIQTINGEKKILAEIQIRTLAMNFWATIEHSLNYKYKGQFPKDIQMRLKRAAEAAYQLDEEMSIIRGEIQEAQAFFSSKKESQQNGDRK; this is encoded by the coding sequence ATGGAAGACTGGGAAACATTTTTGTCACCATATAAACAAGCAGTAGATGAGTTAAAAGTAAAACTAAAAGATATACGCAGGCAATATTTATTGCAATCGAATTATTCTCCGATTGAGTTTGTAACAGGTCGAGTAAAACCGATTGCTAGCATCTTAGATAAAGCAAAGCAAAAAGGGATTCCTCTTCATAAAATTGAAGATGAGATGCAAGATATCGCTGGTATTCGAATGATGTGTCAATTTGTAGATGATATTAATAAAGTGGTCGAGTTAATTCGTAAACGAAATGATCTTGAAATTGTAGAGGAAAGAAACTATATTTCTCATAAGAAGTCAAGTGGCTATCGGTCTTATCATATTGTCATCCGTTATCCAATCCAAACCATTAATGGTGAAAAGAAAATCTTAGCTGAAATTCAAATTAGAACTTTAGCAATGAATTTTTGGGCAACTATTGAACATTCACTAAACTATAAATATAAAGGACAGTTTCCTAAAGATATCCAAATGAGATTAAAAAGAGCAGCAGAGGCTGCTTATCAATTGGATGAGGAAATGTCAATCATTCGTGGTGAAATTCAAGAGGCTCAAGCCTTTTTTAGCAGTAAAAAAGAATCTCAGCAAAATGGGGATAGGAAATAG
- a CDS encoding NAD kinase: MKFAIQSKGDDSSNTLMHRIKMYLLDFDLIYDEDQPDIVISVGGDGTLLYAFHRYSSRLDKTAFVGIHTGHLGFYADWVPEEIEKLVIAIAKTPFQVIEYPLLEVIIRYQNGGRESKYLALNESTVKNIEATLVMDVEIRGEHFERFRGDGLCVSTPSGSTAYNKALGGAIIHPSISAFQVTEMASINNRVFRTIGSPLVLPGHHTCMLKPVNQTDFHITIDHLTLLHKDVKSIQYRISDKKIRFARFRPFPFWKRVHDSFISDE; this comes from the coding sequence ATGAAGTTTGCGATCCAATCAAAAGGTGACGATAGTTCAAACACATTAATGCATCGTATTAAAATGTATTTACTTGATTTTGACTTAATCTATGATGAGGATCAACCAGATATTGTCATCTCCGTTGGTGGAGATGGGACATTACTCTATGCGTTCCATCGCTATAGTAGCCGATTGGATAAAACAGCTTTTGTCGGTATTCATACAGGTCATCTAGGGTTTTATGCTGATTGGGTGCCGGAAGAAATTGAAAAGCTGGTCATAGCAATTGCCAAGACACCCTTTCAAGTCATTGAATATCCGCTGCTGGAAGTCATTATCCGTTACCAAAATGGTGGGCGTGAGTCGAAGTATTTAGCTTTAAATGAATCCACTGTCAAAAATATTGAAGCAACACTTGTGATGGATGTTGAAATACGCGGAGAGCACTTTGAGCGTTTCCGGGGGGATGGTCTCTGTGTCTCTACACCTTCTGGAAGTACAGCTTATAATAAAGCTCTTGGTGGTGCGATTATTCATCCGTCCATTTCGGCCTTTCAAGTGACCGAAATGGCATCTATCAATAATCGAGTATTCCGGACCATAGGTTCCCCGCTCGTATTACCTGGACACCATACTTGCATGCTTAAGCCTGTGAATCAAACTGATTTTCATATCACCATTGATCATTTAACCTTGCTGCATAAAGATGTGAAATCGATTCAATATCGGATATCAGACAAGAAAATCCGTTTTGCAAGATTTAGACCATTTCCATTTTGGAAAAGGGTACATGATTCATTTATTTCAGATGAATAA
- a CDS encoding RluA family pseudouridine synthase, giving the protein MAGFTLQWTVCSEDAGRDVKTFLKEQNVSKTALTDIKFKGGKISVNQQEVTVRYLLQHNDVLTVIFPVEQPSVGLNPENIPLDIRYEDDYLLVVNKPSEMNTIPSREHPTGSLANGLIHYFNRLGLQATAHIVTRLDRNTSGLVLVAKHRHIHHLLSEQQKNGGIERTYEAFVEGQLKQKSGRIEAPIGRKEDSIIEREVRDDGQYALTHFQVLQQLPSFTWIQLRLETGRTHQIRVHLSHIGHPLVGDDLYGGKLDLMDRQALHCKRLQFRHPLLEKTLVLTGELPEDLKRLTLN; this is encoded by the coding sequence ATGGCGGGATTTACACTGCAATGGACGGTTTGTTCGGAGGATGCTGGAAGAGATGTTAAGACGTTTCTAAAAGAACAGAATGTCTCTAAAACAGCATTAACCGATATAAAGTTCAAAGGTGGAAAAATATCAGTTAACCAACAAGAAGTGACCGTTCGTTATCTTTTACAACATAATGATGTATTAACGGTTATCTTTCCGGTGGAACAACCAAGTGTAGGGTTAAATCCTGAAAATATACCTTTAGACATTCGCTATGAAGATGACTATCTCCTTGTTGTGAATAAGCCATCCGAAATGAATACGATTCCTTCTCGGGAGCATCCGACTGGAAGCCTAGCAAATGGTCTCATACATTATTTTAATCGATTAGGCCTCCAAGCAACCGCTCACATTGTAACAAGGTTGGACCGTAATACTTCAGGTTTGGTACTTGTTGCCAAGCATCGCCATATCCATCATTTATTAAGCGAGCAGCAAAAGAATGGCGGCATTGAAAGAACCTATGAAGCATTTGTAGAAGGTCAGCTCAAACAGAAGAGCGGAAGGATAGAAGCACCCATTGGCAGGAAGGAAGACAGTATTATTGAGAGGGAAGTTCGGGATGATGGTCAATATGCGTTAACCCATTTTCAGGTACTTCAACAACTGCCATCTTTCACTTGGATACAATTAAGATTAGAAACAGGAAGAACCCATCAAATTCGTGTGCATCTATCTCATATCGGACACCCGTTAGTAGGGGATGATCTTTATGGGGGCAAGCTTGATTTAATGGATCGTCAGGCTTTGCACTGCAAACGTCTACAGTTTCGCCATCCGCTTTTGGAAAAAACGCTAGTGTTAACAGGAGAACTTCCTGAGGATCTGAAAAGATTAACGTTAAACTAA
- the prpE gene encoding bis(5'-nucleosyl)-tetraphosphatase PrpE, whose product MSIDIIGDIHGCFTELQKLTTLLGYQWQTGIPIHPGGRKLGFVGDLTDRGPESIKVIEVVHELIQMDLAYYVPGNHCNKLYRFFLGNKVQISHGLETTVAEYEALNKKEQQKIRRSFMRLYENAPLYASLDNHKLIIAHAGISEELIGKQNSRVKTFVLYGDITGEKHPDGSPVRRDWALNYKGKPFIVYGHTPVKEVRQVGNTYNIDTGAVFGGKLSCLRYPEFEIVSVPSTMPYIEEKFR is encoded by the coding sequence ATGAGTATTGATATTATTGGCGATATCCATGGCTGTTTTACAGAGTTACAGAAATTAACAACATTACTTGGCTACCAATGGCAAACCGGTATACCGATTCATCCCGGAGGTAGAAAGCTTGGATTTGTGGGAGACTTAACCGACCGTGGTCCCGAATCAATAAAAGTAATAGAAGTTGTCCATGAGTTAATTCAAATGGATTTAGCTTACTATGTGCCTGGCAACCACTGCAATAAATTATACCGTTTCTTTCTTGGCAATAAAGTCCAGATAAGCCATGGTCTAGAAACAACAGTTGCTGAATATGAAGCATTAAACAAAAAAGAACAACAGAAAATCCGTCGTTCTTTTATGAGATTATATGAAAATGCTCCTCTCTATGCAAGTCTTGACAACCATAAGCTTATTATTGCGCATGCCGGGATCAGTGAAGAATTGATCGGAAAACAAAACTCACGGGTAAAAACGTTTGTGCTTTATGGTGATATAACCGGTGAAAAGCACCCGGATGGCTCGCCTGTTAGAAGAGATTGGGCTTTAAATTACAAAGGTAAACCTTTCATCGTCTATGGACATACCCCTGTTAAAGAAGTGAGACAAGTTGGTAATACGTATAATATTGATACAGGGGCTGTGTTTGGCGGTAAACTTTCTTGTCTTCGTTACCCTGAATTTGAGATTGTATCCGTTCCATCGACCATGCCTTATATTGAAGAAAAATTCCGATAA